The following proteins are encoded in a genomic region of Phycisphaera sp.:
- a CDS encoding ABC transporter ATP-binding protein codes for MPTRITIAGLTKTFGRADRQVKAVDDIDLVIEPGEIFFLLGPSGCGKTTLLRMIAGFIEPSAGTIHFNDRDITRLNPNKRNAGMVFQSYALWPHMTAAENVAFGLKVRKLPKAERLKRAKAALEDVQLAHLADRKPGELSGGQQQRIALARALVIRPDVLLLDEPLSNLDARLRNDLRDEIRRICKSAGITTVYVTHDQKEALSVADRIAVMRDGNVVQAGSPMELYRRPTTTFAASFLGDTNLIPGELTNGGAAGSVVEVKTAAGMIQGTLTADGASGRSVNVSLRPEALKAASNGVLAGNVESTTYLGDVAHHRVVTDAGGALHVSEFSPGPQSAFSGRVRLAVQAEDAVVLLD; via the coding sequence ATGCCCACCAGGATCACGATCGCCGGCCTCACCAAGACTTTCGGCCGGGCCGACAGGCAGGTCAAGGCCGTCGACGACATCGACCTGGTGATCGAGCCCGGCGAGATCTTCTTCCTGCTCGGCCCCTCGGGCTGCGGCAAGACCACGCTGCTCCGCATGATCGCCGGCTTCATCGAGCCGAGTGCGGGAACGATCCACTTCAATGACCGGGACATTACCAGACTAAATCCGAACAAACGTAATGCTGGTATGGTCTTCCAGAGCTACGCCCTGTGGCCGCACATGACCGCCGCGGAGAATGTTGCCTTTGGCCTCAAAGTGCGCAAGCTGCCCAAAGCCGAGCGCCTGAAGCGGGCCAAGGCGGCTCTCGAGGACGTCCAGCTCGCCCACCTGGCCGACCGAAAGCCGGGCGAGCTCTCGGGCGGCCAGCAGCAACGCATCGCACTGGCCCGGGCCTTGGTCATCCGCCCCGACGTTCTGCTCCTCGACGAGCCGCTGTCGAATCTCGACGCCCGTCTCCGCAACGACTTGCGCGACGAGATCCGCCGCATCTGCAAATCGGCGGGCATTACGACGGTGTATGTCACCCACGACCAGAAGGAAGCCCTGAGCGTGGCCGACCGGATCGCCGTCATGCGTGACGGCAACGTGGTCCAGGCCGGCTCGCCCATGGAACTCTACCGCCGCCCCACCACGACCTTCGCCGCGTCTTTCCTTGGTGACACGAACCTGATCCCCGGCGAGCTCACCAATGGGGGTGCTGCGGGTTCCGTGGTCGAGGTCAAGACGGCTGCCGGAATGATCCAAGGCACCTTGACCGCTGACGGAGCGTCGGGCCGATCCGTCAACGTCTCCCTCCGCCCAGAAGCGTTAAAAGCTGCATCTAACGGCGTGCTGGCCGGGAACGTGGAGTCCACGACCTATCTCGGCGACGTGGCCCACCACCGCGTGGTCACCGATGCCGGGGGGGCACTGCAC
- a CDS encoding DciA family protein, protein MSHTESLAQVNRLRGWRVYSPQSDLANAFRRARLDYEAVARSGVSLQQAWAEMAPGGLGERASADRVSRGVLVVRVVNGADQHSAARWLRSGGALDLSRAASVPIRRWKFEYGAKPSA, encoded by the coding sequence ATGAGCCATACTGAAAGCCTCGCCCAGGTCAATCGGCTGCGCGGGTGGCGGGTGTACTCGCCCCAGAGCGACCTGGCCAACGCGTTCCGCAGGGCCCGGCTGGACTACGAAGCAGTCGCGCGGTCGGGCGTGTCGCTCCAGCAGGCCTGGGCCGAAATGGCCCCTGGCGGGCTGGGCGAGCGGGCGAGTGCCGACCGGGTGTCCCGCGGCGTGTTGGTGGTGCGCGTCGTCAATGGGGCCGACCAGCACTCGGCGGCGCGGTGGCTGAGGAGTGGGGGGGCGCTCGATCTCTCGCGGGCGGCGAGTGTGCCGATCCGTCGGTGGAA